One region of Eupeodes corollae chromosome 1, idEupCoro1.1, whole genome shotgun sequence genomic DNA includes:
- the LOC129941367 gene encoding uncharacterized protein LOC129941367, whose product MLNCRAFDCPDSNTRTSLILTKNKLLVELSQDDTEETISNYIKNGIINFGLDLFFGSVQQNLKIIAFLKKASLRESELLGFSIPLSIYVKLSPRLQYTGRFKRNKTALHLKVHRKVTLTTNRDYASASCHSIIYVNAKFLIGDVRKCDIICLGRYVQLQVLEVQSQLLICNVIVAGVVRPQMPVRFPKYIEEAHSKISAEELEDIGLAMGTNINVIVSFTPGNDKYCAELRDTLAEFKCNHFYLFTRLNLSCLESSEDAHRISDEYDGFLIDYSNTVCTDDKIVKLSPLAREFMENSYRKKKPIFLLGCWSNLIDPSDYRCAFQYPDKYVLPCDLKFLHLFEAIFHNLSKTDLLGNQQNMNLGSNNAFARSIAAASWDFQAEAIIVCSTVGEMAIRISHFRPKSVIVATTSLNSALNYSSMHHNICMLSFNYKDNNDSLVSHKEENHQKLIHGLRYALFKKHVNSSDTVILVYRQHFHYGSTDKFVVVNIDDDYEEAIRNVIFN is encoded by the exons ATGCTTAACTGTAGAGCATTTGACTGCCCTGATTCAAATACTCGTACAAGTcttattcttacaaaaaataaactattggTTGAACTTTCTCAAGATGACACCGaagaaacaatttcaaattacaTAA aaaatggAATCATCAACTTTGGCTTAGATCTTTTCTTTGGTTCGgttcaacaaaatttgaaaatcattgCGTTCCTCAAAAAGGCCTCCTTAAGAGAATCAGAGTTGTTGGGATTTTCAATTCCATTATCGATTTATGTCAAGCTAAGTCCTAGACTTCAATATACTGGAAGATTTAAGAGAAATAAAACTGCACTGCATTTAAAGGTCCATCGGAAGGTTACTCTGACGACGAACAGAGATTATGCATCTGCTTCATGTCATAGCATCATCTATGTCAATGCAAAGTTTCTTATTGGTGACGTGAGAAAATGTGACATAATTTGCTTGGGTAGATATGTTCAATTGCAAGTTCTTGAGGTCCAGAGTCAGCTTTTAATATGCAATGTCATTGTTGCGGGTGTGGTAAGACCACAAATGCCAGTAAGGTTCCCTAAGTACATCGAAGAAGCACACTCAAAGATTTCCGCTGAAGAACTTGAAGACATTGGTTTGGCCATGGGAACTAACATCAATGTAATTGTTTCATTTACACCTGGAAATGATAAGTACTGCGCCGAGCTACGTGACACCCTAGCAGAGTTTAAGtgcaatcatttttatttattcactcGTTTAAATTTATCATGTTTGGAAAGCTCAGAAGATGCTCATCGGATATCTGATGAATATGATGGTTTTCTAATCGATTACTCAAACACAGTCTGTACGGATGACAAAATTGTCAAACTATCACCTTTAGCTCGAGAATTCATGGAGAACTcgtatcgaaaaaaaaaaccaatctTTTTACTTGGGTGTTGGTCGAATTTGATTGATCCTTCTGACTATCGGTGTGCTTTTCAATATCCCGACAAGTATGTTCTTCCTTGTGATTTGAAGTTTTTGCACCTCTTTGAAGCCATATTTCATAATCTATCCAAAACGGACCTTCTCggaaatcaacaaaatatgaacTTAGGTTCAAACAATGCATTTGCGCGATCTATCGCAGCTGCTTCATGGGATTTTCAAGCAGAAGCTATTATAGTTTGTTCTACGGTTGGTGAGATGGCAATTCGTATTTCTCATTTTAGACCAAAATCAGTAATTGTGGCGACCACAAGTTTGAATAGTGCTCTCAATTATTCATCAATGCAtcataatatttgtatgttatCATTTAATTATAAAGACAATAACGATTCATTGGTATCGCACAAAGAGGAAAATCATCAGAAATTAATCCACGGATTGCGGTATGCTTTGTTCAAGAAACATGTCAATAGTTCTGATACTGTAATTCTGGTATATCGTCAGCACTTTCATTATGGATCAACTGATAAAtttgttgttgtcaacattgaCGATGACTATGAGGAGGCGataagaaatgttatttttaattga
- the LOC129938457 gene encoding DNA polymerase delta catalytic subunit — translation MNAKRKPSTQSGNFQKKTRNFDEDEEDFGSAFEAELAAFEGDDIDPTQLLGEGPENQQTCAKWSRADYPHLNPDVDGLTFQQIDVENYVGTPLPGMPGSQLAPVPVIRMYGITMEGNSVCCHVHGFCPYFYLAAPRGFDKSHCHRLRAALDKCVLADMRSNKDNIQEAVLEVEIVEKLSIMSYQGDEKKEFIKITMAMPKLIAAAKRLLEKEIIMSDFDFQDCRAYESNIDFDIRFMVDTGVVGCSWIELPAGSWRLRSRDTKPIPESRCQIEVDVAFDKFIAHEPEGEWGKVAPFRILSFDIECAGRKGIFPEAKVDPVIQIANMCIRQGEQEPFIRNVFTLNTCAPIVGSQVLCFNKETELLDKWSSFIREVDPDILTGYNINNFDIPYLLNRAQHLKVKGFEYLGRIKNIRSVIKDQVLQSKQMGRRENKYVNFEGRVPFDLLFVLLRDYKLRSYTLNAVSYHFLQEQKEDVHHSIITDLQNENEQTRRRLAMYCLKDAYLPLRLLNKLMSIVNYMEMARVTGVTLESLLTRGQQIKVLSQLLRKARTKGFIMPAYHSQSNDEQFEGATVIEPKRGYYADPISTLDFASLYPSIMMAHNLCYTTLVQPNMKDKLSLSVDDDMEKTPSNNLFVKSHIRRGLLPEILESLLAARKKAKNDLKVETDPFKRSVLDGRQLALKISANSVYGFTGAQVGKLPCLEISGSVTAYGRTMIELTKNEVEAHYTRANGYENDAVVIYGDTDSVMVNFGVKTLERSMELGREAAELVSSKFVRPIKLEFEKVYFPYLLINKKRYAGLYFTNTEKYDKMDCKGIETVRRDNSPLVANLMNTCLQKLLIERNPDGAVEYAKSVISDLLCNRIDISQLVITKELTKTDYAAKQAHVELAAKMKKRDPGTAPKLGDRVPYVLCAAAKNTPAYMKAEDPIYVLENCVPIDANYYLENQLSKPLLRIFEPILGEKAESILLKGEHTRTRAMVTSKVGGLAGFVTKRTACLGCKALMPNGYEKSALCPHCEPNIGELYQKEIFAKRSLEENFSRLWTECQRCQGSLHEEVLCSNRDCPIFYMRQKIRMELDTQEKRVQRFGAPSW, via the exons atgaatGCGAAAAGAAAACCTTCGACACAAAGTGGCAATTTCCAAAAGAAAACCAG AAACTTCGACGAGGATGAAGAAGATTTTGGCAGTGCCTTTGAGGCTGAGCTGGCAGCCTTTGAAGGTGATGATATAGACCCCACTCAGCTTCTGGGTGAAGGTCCAGAAAATCAGCAAACTTGCGCCAAATGGTCGCGGGCCGATTATCCACATCTGAACCCAGACGTCGATGGTTTGACATTCCAACAAATCGACGTTGAAAACTACGTTGGAACACCTCTTCCTGGAATGCCAGGCTCACAGCTCGCCCCAGTGCCTGTCATACGAATGTATGGCATCACAATGGAAGGTAATTCGGTGTGTTGTCATGTCCACGGTTTCTGTCCGTACTTCTATCTCGCTGCACCTCGTGGCTTTGACAAGAGTCACTGCCACAGATTGCGCGCGGCTCTGGACAAGTGCGTATTGGCCGACATGCGGAGCAATAAAGACAACATCCAGGAGGCTGTGCTTGAGGTTGAAATCGTCGAGAAACTGTCCATAATGAGCTATCAGGGTGACGAGAAGAAAGAATTCATCAAAATAACAATGGCCATGCCAAAGTTGATTGCCGCCGCAAAGAGGCTCCTTGAGAAGGAGATCATTATGTCGGACTTTGATTTTCAGGACTGTCGAGCGTATGAGAGTAACATTGACTTCGATATTCGCTTCATGGTCGACACTGGAGTTGTTGGCTGCAGTTGGATAGAACTGCCAGCTGGTTCGTGGCGATTGCGAAGTAGAGACACCAAACCCATTCCGGAGTCGAGATGTCAAATTGAAGTCGACGTAGCTTTTGATAAATTCATTGCCCACGAACCCGAGGGCGAGTGGGGAAAGGTGGCGCCTTTTAGAATACTCTCATTCGATATTGAATGCGCTGGAAGGAAGGGTATTTTCCCAGAGGCCAAAGTTGATCCGGTGATTCAAATCGCCAACATGTGCATTCGGCAAGGCGAACAGGAGCCATTTATTCGCAATGTCTTCACATTGAATACTTGTGCCCCGATTGTGGGATCACAGGTTCTTTGTTTTAATAAGGAAACG GAACTCCTCGACAAATGGTCTTCCTTTATCCGTGAAGTGGATCCGGACATTTTAACCGGCTACAACATTAATAATTTCGATATTCCATATCTCCTGAATAGAGCCCAACACTTGAAGGTCAAAGGCTTCGAGTATCTTGGTCGTATCAAGAACATTCGATCTGTTATCAAGGATCAAGTTCTTCAGTCTAAGCAGATGGGAAGGCGAGAGAACAAATACGTTAACTTCGAAGGTAGAGTTCCTTTCGatttgttgtttgttcttcTCCGAGACTATAAACTACGTTCGTACACTCTTAACGCTGTCAGTTATCATTTCCTCCAAGAACAAAAGGAGGACGTGCATCATAGCATCATTACCGATCTCCAGAACGAAAACGAACAGACACGTCGACGATTGGCCATGTACTGTCTCAAAGACGCCTACCTTCCCCTCAGACTGCTCAATAAACTTATGTCGATTGTTAACTACATGGAAATGGCTCGTGTCACCGGGGTCACTTTGGAATCCCTACTCACACGAGGACAACAGATCAAAGTACTTAGTCAGTTGCTGCGGAAGGCACGAACCAAGGGATTCATAATGCCCGCCTATCACAGTCAATCCAATGACGAGCAATTCGAGGGAGCGACAGTTATCGAACCGAAGAGAGGATACTATGCCGATCCAATCTCGACGCTCGATTTTGCCTCCCTATACCCGAGTATTATGATGGCTCACAATCTATGCTACACGACCTTGGTTCAGCCCAACATGAAGGACAAACTGTCGCTATCTGTGGACGATGACATGGAGAAGACTCCCTCAAACAATTTGTTCGTCAAATCCCACATTCGTCGTGGTCTGCTTCCTGAAATTCTAGAATCCCTGTTAGCTGCGAGAAAAAAGGCCAAAAACGATCTCAAAGTGGAGACGGATCCATTCAAAAGAAGCGTCTTAGACGGACGACAGTTGGCTTTGAAAATCTCTGCAAATTCTGTGTACGGTTTTACTGGAGCACAAGTTGGAAAGCTCCCCTGTTTGGAGATATCGGGAAGTGTCACAGCCTATGGGCGAACCATGATCGAGTTGACAAAGAACGAAGTCGAAGCACATTATACCCGAGCAAATGGCTACGAAAATGATGCTGTTGTCATTTATGGTGATACCGATTCTGTGATGGTAAATTTTGGAGTAAAAACTTTGGAGCGAAGCATGGAACTAGGGAGGGAAGCAGCCGAATTGGTTAGTTCGAAGTTTGTTCGGCCGATTAAGCTGGAATTCGAAAAAGTCTACTTCCCGTATTTGTTGATCAATAAGAAGCGTTATGCGGGTTTGTACTTCACAAACACCGAGAAATACGATAAAATGGATTGCaaag GTATTGAAACTGTAAGAAGAGATAACTCTCCATTGGTGGCGAATCTCATGAACACCTGCCTACAAAAACTTCTGATCGAACGTAACCCTGATGGAGCTGTGGAATATGCCAAATCTGTGATATCTGATTTGCTTTGCAACCGCATAGACATATCCCAGTTGGTCATCACAAAGGAACTGACCAAAACAGACTATGCGGCCAAACAAGCTCACGTCGAGTTGGCAGCCAAAATGAAGAAACGTGACCCGGGAACAGCTCCAAAGTTGGGTGATCGAGTTCCTTACGTGTTGTGTGCTGCCGCAAAGAATACCCCCGCCTACATGAAGGCCGAGGATCCTATTTATGTGCTGGAGAACTGCGTACCCATAGATGCGAATTACTACCTGGAGAACCAACTGTCAAAACCTCTTCTAAGAATCTTCGAACCAATTTTGGGCGAAAAGGCCGAGTCCATTTTGCTGA AGGGTGAACATACCAGAACTCGGGCAATGGTGACATCGAAAGTCGGTGGTTTGGCTGGATTTGTGACCAAAAGAACGGCGTGTCTAGGTTGCAAGGCGCTCATGCCAAATGGGTATGAAAAGAGCGCCCTTTGTCCACATTGCGAACCAAACATCGGCGAATTGTATCAGAAGGAGATTTTTGCCAAGAGAAGTCTGGAGGAGAATTTTTCACGTCTTTGGACCGAATGCCAACGATGCCAAGGCTCCCTGCATGAGGAAGTACTATGTTCCAATCGAGATTGTCCTATTTTCTATATGCGTCAGAAAATTCGAATGGAACTCGATACACAAGAGAAACGAGTACAACGATTCGGAGCGCCATCTTGGTAA
- the LOC129938356 gene encoding palmitoyltransferase Hip14 produces the protein MYKSACNAATTGSCAEPDHDHQREAALISQEPPTAPIEPDYSGFDIVKATQYGAIARVKELVEAGWDVNQPDSETVTLLHWASINNRRDIIKYFLEKGAKVDAIGGELNATPLHWATRQGHLGAVVLLMAAGADPKIRDAEGCSCIHIAAQFAHTALVAYFIAKGVDPDSQDRGGMTALMWAAWKVCALDPVRLLLTLGANPAIVDYTHGNTALHWSILARNSTAISTLILKGKSSLDAPNLRGDTPLSMLDSQTGAIWISSKVMERVRESSQAVLRRSLISRLKNDKRLRWWTMAGSPFLAFYLAGIVFAANTLFIIKFFLLGCLYATFHSIGKALFDDHLMALLPLSVYLATKVWFYVTWLTYIVDAVSTTATLGFLFCSGCLWVCFLKSWKGDPGIIKPTQEQRFRTIVELSERGGIGFEPSSFCSACLVRRPIRSKHCSVCDRCVARFDHHCPWVGNCIGLNNHTYFMGFLWCLLIMCGWMLYGGSHFYVNECHVSLNNDFLESLNDIGNCNAWVGWVMANALLHMSWVILLTVCQTYQVICLGMTTNERMNRGRYRHFQAKGGKSPFTRGPFYNFIDFVGCSCFGLFQPQNIDWMQFFEFEKSLEHEPLLCGGGGGGSGGGGATDSNYQTKETLHPQCKN, from the exons atgtatAAGAGCGCATGCAATGCAGCGACGACGGGCTCGTGCGCTGAGCCCGATCATGACCACCAAAGGGAGGCTGCTCTCATATCGCAAGAACCCCCAACAGCACCCATCGAGCCCGATTACAGTGGCTTCGATATAGTGAAGGCAACACAATACGGTGCAATCGCGCGCGTCAAGGAGCTCGTCGAAGCTGGCTGGGATGTCAATCAGCCCGATAGCGAGACTGTCACACTTCTGCATTGGGCATCGATAAACAATCGTCGCGACATAATCAAATACTTCCTGGAAAAGGGTGCTAAGGTCGATGCCATCGGCGGAGAACTGAATGCCACTCCCCTGCATTGGGCCACACGGCAAGGTCATCTGGGGGCAGTTGTCCTTTTGATGGCTGCTGGTGCCGATCCAAAAATTCGAGATGCTGAAGGCTGTTCTTGCATTCACATTGCAGCACAATTTGCTCACACCGCGTTGGTGGCCTACTTCATTGCTAAAGGCGTAGATCCAGACTCGCAGGATCGTGGCGGGATGACGGCCTTAATGTGGGCCGCCTGGAAGGTGTGTGCCTTGGATCCAGTGCGCCTGCTACTGACGCTAGGAGCTAACCCGGCAATAGTCGACTATACGCATGGCAACACGGCCTTGCACTGGTCGATCTTGGCACGCAACAGCACTGCCATCAGCACGCTCATCTTGAAGGGAAAGAGCAGCTTGGATGCACCCAATCTTCGCGGTGACACCCCCCTCTCAATGCTAGACTCCCAGACCGGCGCAATATGGATCAGTTCAAAGGTAATGGAGCGTGTTCGCGAATCGTCACAGGCAGTGTTGCGTCGCAGTTTAATATCCCGCCTAAAAAACGACAAACGCCTCCGATGGTGGACAATGGCAGGTTCACCGTTTCTCGCATTCTACTTGGCCGGAATTGTCTTTGCCGCAAAtactttgtttattattaagttcTTCCTGCTGGGTTGCTTGTACGCGACGTTCCACTCCATTGGTAAGGCTCTGTTCGATGATCATCTGATGGCCCTGTTGCCGCTGAGTGTGTACTTGGCCACGAAGGTTTGGTTCTATGTGACTTGGCTGACGTACATAGTGGATGCGGTCTCTACTACGGCAACGCTAGGCTTTCTCTTCTGCTCGGGATGCCTTTGGGTGTGTTTCCTCAAGTCGTGGAAGGGTGATCCTGGAATTATAAAACCAACACAAGAACAACGATTTAGG ACCATTGTTGAGCTTTCTGAACGTGGCGGAATTGGTTTTGAGCCATCCTCGTTTTGTTCGGCATGTTTGGTCAGGAGACCAATCCGCTCCAAGCATTGTAGTGTCTGTGATCGATGCGTTGCTAGGTTCGACCATCACTGCCCCTGGGTGGGCAATTGCATCGGTCTGAACAACCACACCTACTTTATGGGATTCCTATGGTGCTTGTTGATAATGTGCGGTTGGATGCTGTATGGAGGTTCTCATTTCTATGTTAACGAATGTCATGTTTCATTAAATAACG ATTTCCTTGAAAGTCTAAATGACATTGGAAATTGCAATGCATGGGTGGGCTGGGTTATGGCCAATGCCCTGTTGCACATGTCCTGGGTGATTCTCTTGACAGTGTGTCAAACCTATCAGGTAATTTGCCTCGGAATGACAACCAACGAACGAATGAACCGCGGGAGATATCGTCATTTCCAAGCCAAGGGTGGCAAAAGTCCCTTCACGCGTGGGccattttataatttcattgaCTTTGTTGGTTGCTCCTGCTTTGGACTCTTCCAGCCGCAAAACATCGATTGGatgcaatttttcgaattcgaaaaaAGCCTCGAACACGAACCATTGCTgtgcggtggtggtggcggcggcAGTGGTGGCGGTGGTGCTACAGACAGTAACTATCA GACAAAGGAGACGTTGCATCCTCAGTGTAAGAACTAA
- the LOC129942451 gene encoding putative nuclease HARBI1, which produces MGRHRFFSALPFNKTCVFSSPSTSVRRPSTSATTVKFPRTIGAIDCTHVKIQSPGGELSEAFRNRKGWFSLNVQTISSANLKVLNVVARWAGSVHDQTIFQNSSVRQEFEQVWYGQYILVGDSGYANTSYLATPYTANNPDIANNQRMQVYQSLIIRTRNVVASIRSTKTSFPRIGLRHAHEH; this is translated from the exons ATGGGACGACACCGATTTTTTTCCGCTCTTCCGTTTAACAAAACATGCGTTTTTAGCAGTCCTTCAACTAGTGTCAGAAGACCTTCAACATCCGCAACCACGGTAAAATTTCCACGAACAATTGGAGCAATTGATTGTACTCACGTGAAAATACAATCGCCGGGTGGAGAATTG agTGAGGCTTTTCGAAATCGGAAAGGTTGGTTCTCGCTTAATGTGCAAACCATTTCATCTGCCAATTTAAAGGTTTTGAATGTAGTCGCACGTTGGGCAGGGTCAGTTCACGATCaaacgatttttcaaaattcatctgtGCGACAAGAATTTGAACAGGTTTGGTATGGACAATATATTCTTGTTGGTGATTCTGGGTATGCAAATACCAGCTATTTGGCAACCCCTTACACGGCAAACAACCCGGATATTGCCAATAATCAACGGATGCAAGTTTACCAATCCCTCATCATCCGAACACGTAATGTAGTTGCATCAATACGGAGTACTAAAACGTCGTTTCCCCGTATTGGGCTACGGCATGCGCATGAACATTGA